One window of the Gimesia sp. genome contains the following:
- the yidD gene encoding membrane protein insertion efficiency factor YidD, whose protein sequence is MKATLASIGRFLYQLPAMILIGLVRVYQMTLSHLIGKQCRFHPTCSAYFIEAVKKYGAMKGSVKGILRICRCHPFHPGGYDPP, encoded by the coding sequence ATGAAAGCCACGCTTGCCAGCATTGGCCGATTTCTCTATCAACTGCCGGCCATGATTCTCATCGGCCTGGTTCGCGTCTACCAGATGACCCTCAGCCACCTGATCGGAAAACAGTGTCGCTTCCACCCGACCTGCAGCGCCTATTTCATTGAAGCCGTAAAAAAATACGGAGCCATGAAAGGCTCCGTAAAAGGTATATTGCGTATCTGCCGTTGTCATCCCTTTCATCCGGGGGGCTATGATCCCCCTTAA
- a CDS encoding prenyltransferase/squalene oxidase repeat-containing protein — MHKTLIGILFSVWLTLCGSDSTFAKNRDPKYQKAVSNALEYLAREQRRQGYWEANGGQYRVAMTALAGNALLAEGSTTTRGKYARNIQNAVDYLLEMSQPNGLIGYKNDYHYTYGHGYSMVFLSQVYGEEEDALRREELKKVLIKAVEFCAGAQTTRGGWGYVSAKDGNDFDEGSTCITQVQGLRACRNAGIPVDKKIIDRAKKYISDCTTQEGGVQYSIRGGGARPAITAAACAALFNAGEYDSDHLKNMLDYCKKNVWPGGNANRYFGHWHYAHFYYAQVMYRGENKDWDKYIKDIGQQILRKQSASGAWMEGHVGPVYTTAINATILQLDNGYLPIYQK, encoded by the coding sequence ATGCACAAAACTCTGATCGGAATCCTTTTCTCAGTCTGGTTGACACTGTGTGGATCGGATTCCACCTTCGCCAAGAATCGCGATCCCAAGTACCAAAAGGCCGTTTCGAACGCACTGGAATACCTGGCTCGTGAACAACGACGACAGGGTTACTGGGAAGCCAATGGGGGCCAGTACCGAGTCGCGATGACGGCGCTCGCCGGCAATGCGCTGCTGGCCGAAGGCTCGACGACTACACGCGGGAAGTACGCCCGCAACATTCAGAATGCCGTCGATTACCTGCTGGAAATGAGTCAGCCGAACGGGCTGATCGGATACAAGAACGACTATCATTACACCTATGGCCACGGCTATTCGATGGTCTTTCTTTCCCAGGTCTATGGAGAGGAAGAGGATGCCCTGCGCCGGGAAGAACTCAAAAAAGTCCTGATAAAGGCAGTGGAGTTCTGTGCCGGCGCTCAAACCACCCGTGGAGGCTGGGGCTATGTCTCCGCCAAAGATGGGAACGATTTCGATGAAGGTTCGACCTGCATCACCCAGGTTCAAGGCTTACGAGCCTGCCGTAACGCGGGCATTCCGGTCGACAAAAAAATCATTGACCGGGCCAAAAAATACATCTCGGACTGTACTACCCAGGAGGGGGGGGTGCAGTACAGCATCCGTGGAGGCGGTGCCCGTCCCGCGATCACCGCCGCTGCCTGTGCCGCATTATTCAATGCCGGAGAATACGACTCCGATCACCTGAAAAACATGCTGGATTACTGTAAGAAAAATGTCTGGCCCGGTGGAAACGCCAACCGGTATTTTGGGCACTGGCATTACGCCCACTTTTACTATGCCCAGGTCATGTACCGTGGTGAAAACAAAGATTGGGACAAGTACATCAAGGATATTGGTCAGCAGATCCTGCGCAAGCAGTCGGCTTCCGGAGCCTGGATGGAAGGGCATGTAGGGCCCGTCTATACCACCGCTATCAATGCCACGATTCTACAACTCGACAATGGCTACCTGCCCATCTATCAGAAGTAG
- a CDS encoding ABC transporter permease, with product MNGILRLTLRYLAYNKLKTVTLILCVTLAVLLPVLLQFAVSWFEQDLHSRAKATPLVAGVKGSRFDLALQSMYFSRADLEPTDMQAVETIQESGYAMPIPLAVRFTAQGSPIVGTSLDYFEFRKLKLAQGTSLKRLGDCVLGASVAERLQLKPGDSLMSDPLNVFDLSGNYPLKMRVVGVLERAHSPDDEAVFVDLKTEWIISGIGHGHQTINAETSKDLVLGQKDKQTVANAAVPQFNEVTDENLASFHFHGDTSTFPVSSIIVVPNSAKSEVLLLGMYDSKDADVQMIRPVEIVDELLQVVFRVKQLFDVNTFLVSFSVGLLLVLVFTLSLRLRRRERQTMFQLGCSRSVIWKLQLTEVLLILISSLVLVLCITAVVRVYAEQLLRIWIID from the coding sequence ATGAATGGGATTCTGCGTCTCACATTACGCTACCTGGCGTATAACAAACTCAAAACAGTCACACTGATTCTATGTGTGACGCTAGCGGTCCTGCTACCGGTCCTGCTGCAATTTGCTGTCAGCTGGTTCGAGCAGGATCTGCACTCCCGCGCCAAAGCCACACCACTAGTGGCGGGTGTGAAAGGCAGTCGCTTCGACCTGGCACTGCAGAGCATGTATTTCAGTCGGGCTGATCTGGAACCGACCGATATGCAGGCTGTGGAAACCATTCAGGAATCGGGTTACGCCATGCCGATTCCGCTGGCAGTCCGGTTTACTGCGCAAGGCTCACCAATTGTGGGGACTTCTCTCGACTATTTCGAATTTCGAAAGCTGAAGTTAGCTCAAGGAACCAGCCTGAAACGACTCGGGGATTGTGTGCTGGGGGCAAGCGTCGCGGAGCGTCTGCAGTTGAAACCCGGCGACAGCCTGATGTCCGATCCATTGAATGTGTTCGATCTGTCGGGGAATTACCCGTTGAAAATGCGAGTGGTGGGAGTGCTCGAGCGTGCCCATTCGCCGGATGATGAAGCTGTGTTTGTGGATTTGAAAACGGAATGGATCATTTCCGGAATCGGTCATGGGCATCAGACGATTAATGCAGAGACCAGCAAAGATCTGGTGCTCGGGCAGAAAGACAAGCAGACCGTTGCTAATGCGGCGGTACCTCAATTCAATGAAGTGACCGATGAAAATCTGGCATCGTTTCACTTCCATGGGGACACCAGTACGTTCCCGGTGTCTTCGATCATCGTGGTGCCCAATAGTGCCAAATCAGAGGTCCTGCTGCTGGGCATGTATGACTCTAAGGATGCCGATGTGCAGATGATTCGGCCTGTCGAAATTGTAGATGAACTGTTACAGGTTGTGTTTCGAGTCAAGCAGCTGTTTGACGTGAATACTTTCCTGGTTTCGTTCTCTGTGGGGCTGCTACTGGTGCTGGTGTTTACGTTGTCGTTGCGTCTCCGTCGCCGCGAACGGCAGACGATGTTTCAACTGGGCTGCAGTCGTTCTGTGATCTGGAAACTGCAACTGACCGAAGTGCTCTTGATTCTGATCAGCAGTCTGGTTCTGGTATTATGTATTACAGCTGTTGTGCGTGTGTATGCCGAACAGCTGCTGCGAATATGGATTATTGATTGA
- a CDS encoding metal ABC transporter substrate-binding protein: MRNSALWFVLFPLILLSACESKENSPTGESATDAPPVVVVVDYPLEFIVDSLAGSEVKVLNPVPSGADPETWIPDDEVAETIQRADLIITNGADFADWVKKLSLPRSKVLRTSLSLKDALVTVPDFEVHSHGTGGAHSHAGTVAFFWLDPNLMYRQAEAIAQRLIKLNPSDEQQMQSQLLKFKEALTPLNQQLDQMKADYSGRNWFSRRPVYQYLARRCGWEMFHLHWKPGAEPTEGEWEQMQTLQKEHQISGVLWERSPAKNLREKLDEQGLNSFVLNPLTTKPAKGDYLTVMQEQLSELAQFLKSNQSVSADEKNPK, translated from the coding sequence ATGCGAAATTCTGCCCTGTGGTTTGTACTGTTCCCACTGATATTGTTGTCTGCCTGTGAGTCAAAAGAGAATTCGCCAACCGGGGAGTCAGCAACTGACGCACCTCCTGTCGTGGTGGTTGTCGATTACCCGCTGGAATTCATTGTGGACTCACTGGCAGGTTCGGAAGTCAAAGTTCTGAATCCCGTTCCATCCGGTGCAGACCCCGAAACCTGGATTCCCGACGATGAAGTAGCAGAAACAATCCAACGGGCAGACCTGATTATCACGAATGGGGCTGATTTTGCTGACTGGGTGAAAAAGCTTTCTCTCCCGCGATCGAAGGTTCTAAGGACATCGTTGTCACTCAAAGATGCGCTGGTGACAGTCCCTGATTTTGAAGTTCACAGCCACGGCACCGGAGGAGCACATTCCCATGCCGGTACAGTCGCATTTTTCTGGCTCGATCCCAATTTGATGTACCGACAGGCGGAAGCCATTGCACAACGGCTGATCAAGTTGAACCCATCTGATGAGCAGCAGATGCAGTCCCAACTGCTCAAGTTCAAGGAAGCGCTGACACCCCTCAATCAGCAGCTCGATCAGATGAAGGCTGATTATTCAGGACGGAACTGGTTTTCCCGGCGTCCTGTCTATCAATACCTGGCTCGGAGGTGCGGCTGGGAAATGTTTCACCTGCACTGGAAACCAGGGGCAGAGCCCACTGAAGGCGAGTGGGAACAGATGCAAACGCTGCAGAAGGAACATCAAATTTCAGGTGTCCTCTGGGAACGGTCTCCGGCTAAAAACCTGCGTGAGAAATTGGATGAGCAGGGCCTGAATTCATTCGTCCTCAACCCGCTGACCACAAAACCGGCAAAGGGGGATTATCTCACCGTGATGCAGGAGCAGCTGTCAGAACTGGCACAGTTTCTGAAGTCAAATCAGTCGGTCTCTGCCGACGAGAAGAACCCCAAGTAA
- a CDS encoding DnaJ C-terminal domain-containing protein translates to MSKRDYYEILGVSRSASADEIKKAYRKLSRKYHPDMAPDDKTADQKFKEVQEAYEVLRDENKRKQYDQFGHAFQHAGQGGGGGGYYQAGGGGGGPVDFEDLFGGGGIDLGDLFGGAFRGAKRSQPRPQKGESKRLQIEIPFHLAAVGGQHEISVQRGSSTERLTIKIPAGVDNGSVIRLSGQGGPGVHGGPTGDLLITLKVGSHPNFKRDGSNLLLEVPISLTEAALGAKVDVPTLSEGEVTVTIPAGTSSGSKLRLRGKGIANQKTKQPGDQICSIKIVAPKDLSDQEKELYEQLKQLKHDNPRSKVW, encoded by the coding sequence ATGAGTAAACGCGATTATTACGAGATCCTGGGAGTTTCCCGCAGCGCTTCTGCAGATGAAATCAAGAAAGCGTACCGTAAACTGTCCCGCAAGTATCATCCCGACATGGCTCCGGACGATAAAACCGCTGATCAGAAATTCAAGGAGGTCCAGGAAGCCTACGAGGTCTTGCGCGACGAGAATAAACGCAAACAGTACGACCAGTTCGGCCACGCATTCCAGCATGCCGGCCAGGGCGGTGGCGGGGGAGGTTACTATCAGGCCGGAGGCGGAGGTGGTGGCCCCGTTGACTTCGAGGATCTGTTCGGCGGAGGAGGCATCGATCTGGGAGACTTGTTTGGCGGTGCGTTTCGTGGTGCCAAGCGTTCTCAGCCCCGTCCGCAGAAAGGGGAATCGAAACGTCTACAGATTGAGATTCCTTTCCACCTGGCAGCGGTTGGCGGACAACACGAAATCAGCGTGCAGCGGGGAAGTTCTACCGAACGACTGACAATCAAAATCCCGGCTGGCGTCGATAATGGCTCCGTCATCAGACTCAGTGGTCAGGGAGGCCCCGGGGTTCACGGTGGTCCCACCGGGGATTTACTGATCACACTTAAGGTCGGCAGTCACCCCAATTTTAAGCGCGATGGAAGCAATCTGCTGCTGGAAGTTCCCATCTCCCTGACCGAAGCGGCCCTCGGAGCGAAAGTTGATGTTCCAACTCTTTCCGAAGGGGAAGTTACGGTGACAATTCCCGCCGGCACATCCAGTGGTAGCAAATTGCGACTACGAGGCAAAGGAATCGCAAATCAGAAAACCAAACAACCGGGTGACCAGATCTGCTCGATCAAAATCGTGGCCCCCAAAGACCTGAGTGATCAGGAAAAAGAACTCTACGAACAGTTGAAGCAACTGAAACACGACAATCCCCGTTCGAAAGTATGGTGA
- the argB gene encoding acetylglutamate kinase yields MEDAVRKAVVLIEALSWIRRFRGRYVVIKLGGSALEEEAAVKSFLTDVIFMRTVGMYPILVHGGGKAISQAMNEAGIEPHFVNGRRYTDEKTLEIATSVLANQISESLAQEIRAQGAQAEPLHFGTRNCLRGEQLTLQDEDGSPIDLGHVGYVNDIDQGLLAEVCQSDAIPVIPSVALDASGQKLNVNADTAAAALARILKAEKLVFLSDVPGIFLDRHDPGTLVSHLETERCRALIKDGTIDSGMVPKVDAALEALASGVGKVHIVDARLPHSILLEIYSDKGIGTEIVK; encoded by the coding sequence GTGGAAGATGCCGTTCGTAAAGCAGTCGTCCTGATTGAAGCGTTAAGCTGGATTAGAAGATTTCGAGGACGCTACGTGGTCATCAAACTGGGGGGCAGTGCCCTCGAAGAAGAGGCTGCAGTCAAAAGTTTTTTGACCGATGTCATCTTCATGCGCACCGTGGGCATGTATCCGATCCTGGTGCATGGCGGCGGAAAAGCGATCAGCCAGGCGATGAATGAAGCCGGCATCGAACCTCATTTTGTGAACGGACGGCGCTACACTGATGAGAAAACTCTGGAAATCGCGACCAGTGTCCTGGCGAATCAGATCAGTGAATCACTGGCTCAGGAGATCCGCGCTCAGGGGGCCCAGGCGGAACCCCTGCATTTTGGCACCCGTAACTGTCTGCGAGGCGAGCAACTGACACTACAGGACGAGGATGGCAGCCCCATTGACCTGGGACATGTGGGCTACGTGAATGATATTGATCAGGGACTGCTGGCTGAAGTCTGTCAGTCTGATGCGATTCCGGTGATTCCCTCGGTTGCCCTGGATGCGTCCGGACAGAAGCTGAATGTGAATGCAGACACGGCTGCTGCAGCCCTGGCCCGGATTCTCAAAGCGGAAAAGCTGGTCTTTCTCAGTGATGTACCAGGAATTTTCCTGGATCGACACGATCCGGGTACACTGGTTTCCCATCTGGAAACAGAACGCTGCCGGGCTCTGATTAAAGATGGCACGATTGATTCCGGTATGGTTCCCAAGGTCGACGCCGCCCTGGAAGCCCTGGCCAGCGGTGTGGGAAAAGTGCACATCGTAGACGCCCGGCTGCCCCATTCGATTCTGCTGGAAATCTATTCCGATAAAGGGATCGGAACGGAAATCGTTAAATAG
- a CDS encoding ABC transporter ATP-binding protein codes for MIEVRDVTKVHQSGETEVHALRGVSCRFPGHTFSFILGPSGSGKSSLLYLMGALDSPTSGEIFVQNRSLAALSQSERDTYRREKVGFVFQNFNLLKNLNALENVLAPYLPQGVNAEQKERARELLKQVGLEQRITHRPNQLSGGEQQRVAIARALLKRPLLILADEPTGELDTQTGAEIFSCLRQMSEQYKTTVVIVTHDERYIRESDHILRLRDGKLADDHQAEALSTDAS; via the coding sequence ATGATTGAAGTGCGAGATGTTACGAAAGTTCATCAGAGTGGTGAAACCGAAGTCCATGCACTTCGCGGCGTGAGTTGTCGGTTCCCCGGTCACACATTTTCGTTCATCCTCGGGCCCTCAGGGAGTGGCAAAAGCTCATTGCTCTATCTGATGGGGGCACTCGACTCACCTACCAGCGGCGAGATCTTCGTTCAGAACCGTTCCCTGGCAGCCCTTTCCCAAAGTGAGCGCGATACGTACCGTCGGGAGAAGGTAGGTTTTGTCTTTCAGAATTTCAATCTGCTGAAGAACCTGAATGCTCTGGAAAACGTGCTGGCTCCCTATCTGCCTCAGGGAGTGAATGCCGAACAGAAAGAGCGGGCGCGGGAGCTTTTGAAACAAGTGGGGCTGGAGCAGCGGATTACACATCGGCCGAATCAGCTTTCCGGCGGGGAACAGCAGCGGGTGGCGATTGCCCGGGCTTTGCTCAAGCGGCCTCTATTGATTCTGGCAGACGAACCGACGGGCGAACTGGATACCCAGACCGGCGCGGAGATATTCAGTTGCCTCAGGCAGATGAGTGAGCAATATAAAACGACGGTCGTGATTGTGACACATGACGAACGCTACATCAGGGAGTCAGATCACATTCTCCGTCTGCGTGATGGCAAGCTTGCCGACGATCATCAGGCGGAAGCATTGTCGACAGACGCATCATAA
- a CDS encoding ABC transporter permease, whose amino-acid sequence MLKFAFRNLLSRSLRSFLCLMGLTIAIAGMVGLFSIAGGLEKTVAQTFGKISGIVAMQPGAPIPLFSRVPRAWGEEIKSIPGVAIVNPEIWSRVNIIDGKPVVSPPRFLFGTDLPTRTRLKHGIYRDSIYAGRFLDLSDQGQLNAVISRQIAEQHEKQVGDTIEVNGQNLRIIGLYETDSILLDVAIILDINVVREITRFDPDSVSCFYIEQTGEVKNDPLVESIKDQFRDRELASWQPASLALASGSSSNLLKDLMQSLDQGLKGNTPAESKSSEAEEPVKRRSTKSTAANAENTEQESPSALEVRAAADWGDRLETFTADLDIFLGLLTGIGVLIAMLSIINTMLMSVMERIVDFGILKANGWSNRDVMLLITAESSLLGVVGGVLGGILGLIAIAIVNWKFADQVHLYASPGLLLFGVFFSTSLGILGGLYPAWWTTRMTPIDAIRRG is encoded by the coding sequence ATGCTGAAATTTGCCTTTCGAAACCTGCTGAGCCGCTCACTGAGATCGTTTCTATGCTTGATGGGGTTAACCATTGCCATTGCAGGCATGGTAGGCCTCTTCTCCATCGCGGGGGGGCTGGAAAAAACCGTCGCCCAGACGTTTGGGAAGATTTCAGGTATCGTGGCCATGCAGCCCGGGGCACCCATCCCCTTGTTTTCACGGGTTCCCCGCGCCTGGGGAGAGGAGATCAAATCGATCCCCGGCGTGGCCATTGTGAATCCGGAAATCTGGTCGCGGGTCAATATCATCGATGGGAAACCGGTGGTGAGTCCTCCCCGCTTCCTGTTTGGCACCGATCTACCGACCCGCACCCGGCTCAAACATGGAATCTACAGGGATTCTATTTACGCAGGCCGCTTCCTCGATCTCAGCGACCAGGGCCAGTTAAACGCGGTCATCAGTCGCCAGATCGCCGAGCAGCATGAGAAACAGGTGGGGGACACCATTGAGGTCAATGGTCAAAACCTCCGGATCATCGGGCTCTATGAAACAGACTCAATCCTGCTGGATGTCGCCATTATTCTGGATATTAATGTGGTTCGTGAAATCACCCGTTTTGATCCGGACAGTGTCAGCTGTTTTTATATCGAGCAGACCGGCGAGGTGAAAAACGATCCGCTCGTTGAATCGATTAAAGATCAGTTCCGGGATCGTGAGTTGGCTTCCTGGCAACCCGCTTCACTGGCACTGGCCAGTGGGTCGTCTTCCAATCTCCTCAAGGATCTCATGCAGAGCCTTGATCAGGGACTGAAGGGCAATACCCCTGCTGAATCGAAATCGAGCGAGGCTGAGGAGCCAGTTAAAAGACGATCGACGAAATCGACAGCAGCCAATGCTGAGAATACAGAGCAAGAATCTCCCAGTGCACTCGAAGTCCGGGCGGCTGCGGACTGGGGAGATCGCCTGGAGACCTTTACCGCGGACCTGGATATCTTTCTGGGGCTGCTGACGGGCATCGGTGTGTTGATTGCCATGCTGAGCATCATCAATACGATGTTGATGAGCGTGATGGAGCGGATTGTTGATTTTGGAATTCTGAAAGCCAATGGCTGGTCCAATCGGGATGTGATGCTGCTGATTACCGCAGAGAGCTCGTTACTGGGCGTCGTTGGCGGTGTTTTGGGGGGAATTCTAGGGCTGATCGCGATTGCAATCGTCAATTGGAAGTTCGCAGACCAGGTTCACCTCTATGCCAGCCCGGGATTGTTGCTGTTTGGTGTGTTCTTCAGTACCAGCCTGGGAATTCTGGGCGGCCTGTATCCCGCCTGGTGGACCACCAGGATGACGCCCATCGATGCGATTCGACGCGGTTAA
- the rnpA gene encoding ribonuclease P protein component: MKQYGHPPTNRIRSQQDFAAIYEARQRAGDQNLLLFAIRNSLGHSRLGVSVSKKNGNAILRARKKRLLREAFRLIRHRLPANLDLIAIPRPDVDGDLKAYQQSFQRLTRKLDQRLPAVERP; encoded by the coding sequence TTGAAACAATACGGCCACCCTCCTACAAACCGGATTCGCAGCCAGCAGGACTTTGCTGCGATCTACGAAGCGCGCCAGCGGGCCGGAGATCAGAATCTGCTGTTGTTTGCGATTCGCAACTCACTGGGGCACAGTCGACTGGGGGTCAGTGTTTCTAAAAAAAACGGGAATGCGATCCTGCGGGCCAGAAAGAAAAGACTGCTGCGGGAAGCATTTCGCCTGATCCGTCATCGGTTACCTGCAAACCTGGATCTGATCGCGATCCCGCGTCCTGATGTAGATGGGGACCTGAAAGCGTATCAGCAGTCCTTCCAACGTCTGACACGGAAACTGGACCAACGTCTGCCAGCAGTTGAACGCCCATGA
- a CDS encoding ATP-binding cassette domain-containing protein: MIQIRQLKFGYPESSFRLNIPELEIQDAEKVAVIGPSGCGKTTLLNLISGILIPNQGELTAGDVDLRTLNESQRRAYRISQIGFVFQEFELIDYLNVRENILLPYYINQTLKLDESVQTRACDLAASMQIEQYLDSRIDQISQGERQRVAICRALLTQPQILLADEPTGNLDPANKRLIRDLLLEHATRTNAILIMVTHDDRLLDEFDRTIDIERFHEMVKTA, encoded by the coding sequence ATGATTCAGATCAGACAGCTCAAGTTTGGCTATCCGGAATCGAGTTTCCGGTTAAATATTCCTGAGCTGGAGATTCAGGATGCGGAAAAGGTTGCCGTCATTGGTCCCAGTGGCTGCGGCAAAACGACTCTGTTGAATCTGATTTCCGGGATCCTGATCCCGAATCAGGGTGAGTTGACTGCAGGCGATGTCGATCTTCGCACTCTTAATGAAAGTCAGAGACGAGCCTATCGCATTTCTCAAATCGGCTTTGTCTTTCAGGAATTTGAGCTGATCGATTATCTGAATGTCCGGGAAAATATCCTGCTGCCTTATTATATCAATCAGACTCTCAAGCTGGATGAAAGTGTGCAGACACGGGCATGTGATTTGGCTGCCTCGATGCAGATCGAGCAGTATCTCGATTCACGCATTGATCAGATTTCCCAGGGAGAACGTCAGCGGGTTGCGATCTGCCGGGCGCTGTTGACTCAGCCACAGATCCTGCTGGCCGATGAGCCGACCGGGAATCTGGATCCGGCCAACAAACGCCTGATCCGGGATCTGCTGCTGGAGCATGCCACCCGGACCAACGCCATTCTGATTATGGTGACTCATGATGATCGTCTGCTGGATGAGTTCGACCGGACGATCGACATCGAGCGTTTTCATGAAATGGTGAAAACGGCATGA
- a CDS encoding 2Fe-2S iron-sulfur cluster-binding protein gives MPKLTVENVGEFDVEPGKRLVLALTDDAQIDQLHACGGAGRCTTCRVEFVEGEPDKMTVAEKNTLEAREVTGCRLSCQILCDHDMTVRAISRLEGSGRADAGNRPHDEIEPQPVEWVEK, from the coding sequence ATGCCAAAGCTGACAGTAGAAAATGTAGGAGAATTCGATGTGGAACCAGGCAAGCGTCTGGTTTTAGCCCTGACGGACGATGCCCAGATCGATCAATTACATGCCTGCGGAGGCGCAGGACGCTGTACGACATGTCGGGTTGAGTTCGTCGAAGGTGAACCGGACAAAATGACGGTCGCTGAGAAAAACACCCTGGAAGCCCGCGAAGTTACCGGTTGTCGCCTGAGCTGTCAGATCCTCTGCGATCATGATATGACCGTCCGGGCCATCAGTCGTCTGGAAGGCAGCGGCCGTGCCGATGCCGGCAACCGCCCCCATGATGAGATTGAACCTCAGCCTGTTGAATGGGTTGAAAAATAA
- a CDS encoding histone deacetylase: MTVFYQSKTFLQHETGSHPESPQRLQAVMDEVAAKQIAGLTVENDPTVKIGQEIERVHSADYLKSVQQFCADGGGRIEIDTVVCPRSFEVAQYAAGCAIKAVDQVLLGKTKRIFCAVRPPGHHALSKQAMGFCLINNVAVAAKHAVAQHKLNRVLIVDWDVHHGNGTQDIFYEEDQVYFFSAHRHPFYPGTGLGDETGTGKGLGTIWNLPLAFGISREDYFKQFERMLLQAAEKCRPELVLISAGFDAHKEDPIGSLGLETEDFGRLTRLVAGVANQYCKGRIVSLLEGGYNPQRLAESVVCHLQELESA; this comes from the coding sequence ATGACCGTTTTTTACCAGAGCAAAACCTTTCTGCAACACGAAACCGGATCTCACCCCGAAAGTCCTCAACGCTTACAGGCCGTGATGGACGAAGTGGCAGCGAAACAGATTGCCGGACTGACAGTGGAGAACGATCCGACGGTCAAAATCGGACAGGAGATTGAACGCGTCCATTCAGCCGACTATTTGAAATCAGTGCAGCAGTTTTGCGCGGATGGTGGCGGGCGGATTGAGATCGATACGGTCGTCTGTCCCCGGTCTTTCGAAGTCGCCCAGTATGCAGCCGGCTGTGCTATTAAGGCGGTGGATCAGGTATTACTGGGGAAAACCAAACGGATCTTCTGTGCAGTGCGGCCGCCGGGGCATCATGCACTCTCAAAGCAGGCGATGGGGTTCTGCCTGATCAACAATGTGGCTGTAGCTGCGAAGCATGCAGTCGCTCAGCACAAGTTGAATCGGGTCCTGATTGTGGACTGGGATGTACATCATGGTAACGGCACCCAGGATATCTTTTACGAAGAAGACCAGGTCTATTTCTTTTCCGCGCACCGTCATCCTTTCTATCCTGGAACCGGGTTGGGGGATGAAACGGGAACAGGGAAAGGGCTGGGGACGATCTGGAATCTGCCCCTGGCCTTTGGGATTTCTCGCGAAGACTACTTCAAACAGTTTGAACGGATGCTGCTCCAGGCTGCTGAGAAATGTCGGCCGGAACTGGTACTGATCAGTGCCGGCTTTGATGCCCATAAAGAGGATCCCATCGGCTCTTTGGGGCTGGAGACGGAAGACTTTGGCCGATTAACCAGACTCGTGGCTGGCGTGGCGAACCAGTATTGTAAAGGCCGTATCGTCAGTCTGCTGGAAGGAGGCTACAACCCCCAGCGACTGGCAGAGTCTGTGGTCTGTCATCTGCAGGAGTTGGAGTCTGCCTGA
- a CDS encoding universal stress protein: protein MIDLKKILVPTDFSEFGQHALLYGCELAKRFGAELHLLNVVQDAVAMFPEPNMMGTSMNDLVADMQSLAEKQLEEMPGLTGSEDLKVVRKVCVGPAFLEIIRYAKEQEIDLIVIGTHGRTGLKHMLLGSVAEKVVRKAPCPVLTVSHPEHEFVMPT, encoded by the coding sequence ATGATCGATCTCAAAAAAATTCTTGTTCCCACTGACTTCAGTGAATTCGGGCAGCATGCTCTGCTCTATGGATGTGAATTAGCCAAACGTTTTGGAGCCGAGTTGCACCTGCTGAACGTAGTACAGGATGCGGTCGCCATGTTTCCGGAACCCAATATGATGGGGACCTCCATGAATGACCTGGTGGCTGACATGCAGAGTCTGGCAGAAAAGCAGCTGGAAGAAATGCCGGGACTTACTGGATCGGAAGATCTCAAAGTTGTCCGCAAGGTCTGCGTGGGACCAGCCTTTCTGGAGATCATCAGGTATGCCAAAGAGCAGGAAATTGACCTGATTGTGATCGGCACCCACGGGCGTACCGGCCTCAAACATATGCTGCTGGGAAGCGTCGCAGAAAAAGTGGTCCGCAAAGCCCCCTGTCCGGTGCTGACGGTTTCGCACCCGGAACACGAATTTGTAATGCCAACCTAG